A DNA window from Streptomyces sp. B21-083 contains the following coding sequences:
- a CDS encoding DEAD/DEAH box helicase, giving the protein MRAIPATTAQPHEKLDPEQLDAFRKALATEDLLVVIGPPGTGKTRTITEIARTSAMTATADSGRVLVTSHTNRAVDNVLARLPRDLVVVRVGDESKVHADVKPLLLEEQSENLSEGIRHTMAQGTQAYREAAAVEPWTAELATRVHQVDGLVQEAKVAALSLQNAIRTAAAPAQARLAALQHEERERASALQSLTERASWLQEKVRSERLRSNALFTGRLHRSRARRGEEELTTVEAEIQRLTVLGPELRRQTEAAAGEAERAVREDAAVGAARTTCQLAERRVGESLQSAYEAADMAVHSLSSAVPGVSTPARLRDPADATTALHILHGRLEAWLPLLSQRAELTRQWQAAIGQDPGQLVPELVRYAQVVGATCIGAASRAELSGVEFDLGIVDEAGQIGVADTLVPLARVRRGVLVGDDRQLPPFRDPEVDEWAQGVGDPQLVRLLSQSALERLRAGLPSSHVVRLTRQRRMPAEIADFISAAFYRGELLTEKDHRHTDPLFASPMAFVDTAALPDRVRRESGSHHAEGRGRKGPFNTCEARLLARLAAFYHRRGSEWVVIVPYLAQRAEVVRHLTPLIGDSQLADASVGSVDSYQGGERDVVLYGFTRSNPEGRIGFLKELRRANVAFTRAKSQLVLTGDLSTLLRANDAGFRTLIDDLHRHLLGRGDLREYRDVMAALDEAVQDTGEAADLYAEGGRP; this is encoded by the coding sequence GTGCGTGCGATCCCAGCCACAACCGCACAGCCGCACGAGAAACTCGACCCCGAACAACTCGACGCGTTCCGCAAGGCGTTGGCCACCGAGGACCTGCTGGTGGTGATCGGGCCGCCCGGCACCGGCAAGACCCGGACCATCACCGAGATCGCCCGCACCAGCGCGATGACGGCCACCGCCGACAGCGGCCGGGTCCTCGTCACCTCGCACACCAATCGCGCGGTGGACAACGTGCTGGCCCGGCTGCCACGGGATCTCGTGGTGGTCCGGGTCGGGGACGAGAGCAAGGTCCACGCCGACGTCAAACCGTTGCTCCTGGAGGAACAGTCGGAGAACCTCTCCGAAGGCATCCGACACACTATGGCCCAGGGGACACAGGCCTACCGAGAGGCAGCGGCAGTCGAACCGTGGACAGCCGAACTCGCCACGCGAGTCCACCAGGTCGACGGCCTGGTGCAGGAGGCCAAGGTCGCGGCCCTGAGTCTGCAGAATGCGATCCGAACAGCCGCCGCACCGGCCCAGGCACGGCTGGCGGCGCTCCAGCACGAGGAGCGGGAACGGGCGTCGGCCCTGCAGTCGCTGACCGAGCGTGCCTCGTGGCTCCAGGAGAAAGTACGGTCCGAACGGCTCCGGTCCAACGCCCTCTTCACCGGTCGGCTGCACCGCTCCCGGGCTCGCCGCGGGGAAGAGGAACTCACCACGGTGGAAGCCGAGATCCAGCGACTCACGGTCCTCGGACCCGAACTGCGCCGGCAGACCGAAGCAGCGGCCGGCGAGGCGGAGCGGGCGGTCCGCGAGGACGCTGCTGTCGGCGCGGCCCGGACGACATGTCAGTTGGCAGAACGCCGGGTCGGCGAAAGCCTGCAATCTGCCTACGAAGCCGCCGACATGGCCGTCCACTCGCTGAGCTCAGCCGTGCCGGGCGTTTCTACACCCGCTCGGTTGCGGGATCCGGCCGACGCGACGACCGCGCTGCACATCCTGCACGGGCGGTTGGAGGCATGGCTGCCACTCCTTTCGCAACGCGCCGAACTCACCCGGCAGTGGCAAGCCGCCATCGGCCAGGACCCCGGCCAGTTGGTTCCCGAACTCGTCCGCTACGCCCAGGTGGTCGGCGCCACCTGCATCGGCGCCGCATCCCGCGCTGAACTGTCCGGTGTCGAGTTCGACCTGGGAATCGTCGACGAGGCCGGCCAGATCGGCGTCGCGGACACACTGGTGCCGCTGGCCCGGGTCCGCCGTGGCGTTCTGGTCGGTGACGACCGGCAACTGCCACCCTTCCGCGACCCCGAGGTGGACGAGTGGGCCCAGGGCGTCGGCGACCCCCAACTGGTCCGGCTGTTGTCACAGAGCGCTTTGGAACGCCTGCGGGCGGGACTGCCCTCCTCCCACGTCGTGCGGCTGACCCGCCAACGCCGGATGCCCGCCGAAATCGCCGACTTCATCTCGGCCGCCTTCTACCGGGGAGAACTGCTCACGGAGAAGGACCACCGGCACACCGACCCCTTGTTCGCAAGCCCGATGGCCTTCGTCGACACAGCCGCGCTGCCCGACCGCGTACGTCGCGAGTCGGGGAGCCATCATGCCGAGGGTCGCGGCCGCAAGGGCCCCTTCAACACCTGTGAAGCGCGTCTCCTGGCCAGGCTCGCCGCCTTCTACCACCGCCGGGGTTCCGAGTGGGTGGTGATCGTCCCCTACCTGGCGCAGCGTGCGGAGGTCGTCCGCCACCTGACCCCGCTGATCGGTGATTCCCAGCTTGCGGATGCCTCGGTCGGCAGCGTCGATTCCTACCAGGGCGGGGAACGCGACGTCGTCCTGTACGGCTTCACGCGCAGCAATCCCGAGGGCCGGATCGGCTTTCTCAAGGAGCTGCGCCGCGCCAACGTCGCCTTCACGCGTGCCAAGAGCCAACTGGTCCTTACGGGTGACCTGAGCACTCTGCTCCGTGCGAACGATGCCGGCTTCCGCACTCTCATCGACGACCTGCACCGGCATCTGCTCGGCCGCGGCGATCTGCGGGAGTACCGGGATGTGATGGCGGCCCTCGACGAAGCCGTACAGGACACCGGCGAAGCCGCCGACCTGTACGCGGAGGGAGGCCGCCCGTGA
- a CDS encoding phosphorylase family protein — protein MRSARRNEPWAFLPPDARPAAPPRVHFEPIASGDVLLGFRDSETARRIRRHYNDAVAIDMESHGVTHAARMNRAVRALSIRGISDLADADKATRDAAGSQETAARHAAAFALRVLRDLRPAGRPAQARPPGPAVIVVSGPDRDPGPAAWDSRPVIRVEGREYLLYEGPGDLLHESRDGDVLRRQAVARVVSDGDTTRGTYAWLRQVEWTRPLPGPGRFDPLAALEQEARLCRGLRGPDVVQLTRSGNTATLALAWPGDPELGRPLKTLHELLPEPAVPTDPLRLWSIVRGLAQVAEVLERLSGERLSHRALQPTVVVMHRPHMVLRDFGLATVPPRPGENPGPYQAPEQRYGSGVRPGPATDVYQLGALLYRALTGRVPEPGLPPYRGSASVPDGLVHAVAEALREDPGGRPAVRTLRLALLAAARELMSVPPPR, from the coding sequence GTGCGCTCCGCCCGACGCAACGAACCATGGGCCTTCCTCCCTCCGGATGCGCGGCCTGCCGCACCGCCGCGGGTCCACTTCGAGCCGATCGCCTCGGGCGACGTACTGCTCGGCTTCCGTGACTCGGAGACGGCCCGCCGGATCCGCCGGCACTACAACGACGCCGTGGCCATCGACATGGAGAGCCACGGCGTCACCCACGCGGCCAGGATGAACCGCGCGGTACGGGCTCTCTCCATCCGCGGCATCAGCGACCTCGCCGACGCGGACAAGGCCACGCGCGACGCCGCCGGCTCCCAGGAGACCGCGGCGCGGCACGCCGCGGCCTTCGCACTGCGAGTACTGCGCGACCTGCGACCCGCCGGGCGACCGGCCCAGGCGCGGCCTCCGGGGCCCGCCGTCATCGTGGTGTCCGGCCCCGACCGTGACCCCGGCCCAGCGGCCTGGGACAGCCGACCTGTCATCAGGGTCGAGGGACGGGAGTACCTGCTCTACGAAGGCCCTGGAGACCTCCTTCACGAGTCGCGGGACGGCGACGTGCTACGGCGTCAGGCCGTGGCGCGGGTGGTGTCTGACGGGGACACCACCCGCGGCACCTACGCCTGGCTGCGCCAGGTCGAGTGGACACGGCCTCTGCCCGGCCCGGGCCGCTTCGACCCTCTGGCCGCGCTCGAACAGGAAGCCCGGCTGTGCCGTGGTCTCCGCGGCCCTGACGTCGTACAGCTGACCCGTAGCGGGAACACCGCCACTCTCGCTCTGGCCTGGCCCGGCGACCCCGAGCTCGGCCGCCCCCTGAAGACCCTCCACGAGCTGCTGCCCGAACCTGCGGTGCCGACGGATCCACTGCGCCTGTGGTCAATCGTCAGAGGGCTCGCCCAAGTTGCCGAGGTCCTTGAGCGGCTGAGTGGCGAGCGGTTGTCGCACCGGGCGCTCCAGCCGACCGTGGTCGTCATGCACCGACCACACATGGTGCTGCGGGACTTCGGTCTCGCCACCGTGCCACCACGGCCGGGCGAGAACCCCGGTCCCTATCAGGCGCCGGAGCAGCGGTACGGCTCCGGCGTCCGCCCCGGGCCCGCCACCGACGTCTACCAACTGGGCGCACTGCTGTACCGCGCGCTGACCGGCCGCGTCCCCGAGCCCGGGCTGCCTCCCTACCGCGGCTCGGCCTCCGTACCGGACGGTCTTGTCCATGCGGTCGCCGAGGCCCTGCGGGAGGACCCAGGGGGCCGACCAGCCGTCCGCACGCTGCGCCTCGCTCTACTCGCCGCCGCACGCGAGCTGATGTCAGTCCCGCCCCCGCGCTGA
- a CDS encoding ROK family transcriptional regulator → MRPSPHSETFPAHTPAAAQIFTIVLSHGPLTRAEIARRAALSPAAVTKAVRPLIETGYLLEDIDEEHRRALGRPANPVRVDGDRALFLGVKVTGDEIIAVLTDLCCRIRIARHIPLDDRRPGGVLATLSDLVLELRTAAEEFGAPVRGMGIAVSGDVDRAEGMVRYSPFLDWRDVPLADLAAMTTGLPVTVDNDVRALTVAEQWFGAGVGLSDFALVTVGAGIGCGLVVGGRVVSGAHGVAGEIGHLSLDPAGPPCHCGNRGCVEAIASDSAIVRDVRAETGIDVADAAEALELAHRGDAGAREVYARAGEAIGRAIGSVVNLLGPERVIISGEGLAAYDLFAERIRDTFTASAFGAAARCDVRTRPLPFEEWARGAAATAIQSFIRSDTPKE, encoded by the coding sequence ATGCGACCGTCGCCCCACTCCGAGACGTTCCCGGCCCATACACCCGCCGCCGCCCAGATCTTCACCATCGTGCTCTCCCACGGCCCGCTCACCCGCGCGGAGATCGCACGGCGGGCCGCACTGTCCCCCGCGGCGGTGACCAAGGCGGTCCGGCCGCTGATCGAGACGGGATACCTGCTGGAGGACATCGACGAGGAGCACCGGCGGGCGCTCGGTCGACCCGCCAACCCGGTGCGGGTCGACGGTGATCGTGCGCTGTTCCTCGGGGTCAAGGTGACCGGCGACGAGATCATCGCCGTACTGACGGATCTCTGCTGCCGTATCAGGATCGCCCGGCACATCCCGCTCGACGACCGACGGCCCGGGGGTGTTCTCGCCACCCTGAGCGACCTCGTCCTCGAACTGCGCACCGCTGCCGAAGAGTTCGGGGCGCCGGTCAGGGGCATGGGGATCGCCGTCTCGGGCGATGTGGACCGTGCGGAGGGCATGGTGCGGTACTCCCCGTTCCTCGACTGGCGGGACGTCCCGCTCGCCGACCTCGCCGCCATGACCACCGGTCTGCCGGTCACCGTCGACAACGACGTCCGTGCGCTCACCGTCGCCGAACAGTGGTTCGGCGCGGGCGTGGGGCTGTCCGACTTCGCGCTGGTGACGGTGGGCGCCGGCATCGGCTGCGGGCTCGTCGTGGGGGGCCGGGTGGTCTCCGGCGCGCATGGGGTGGCCGGTGAGATCGGGCATCTCTCCCTCGACCCGGCGGGCCCCCCGTGCCACTGCGGCAACCGGGGCTGTGTGGAGGCCATCGCCTCCGACTCGGCGATCGTGCGCGACGTGCGGGCCGAGACCGGGATCGACGTGGCGGACGCTGCCGAGGCCCTGGAACTGGCCCACCGCGGCGATGCCGGAGCCCGTGAGGTGTACGCGCGTGCCGGCGAGGCCATCGGACGGGCCATCGGATCCGTGGTCAATCTGCTCGGACCTGAACGAGTGATCATCTCCGGCGAAGGGCTCGCCGCCTACGACCTGTTCGCCGAGCGGATCAGGGACACCTTCACCGCCTCCGCCTTCGGTGCCGCCGCGCGATGCGACGTCAGGACGCGTCCGCTGCCCTTCGAGGAGTGGGCACGGGGAGCGGCGGCCACCGCCATCCAGTCCTTCATCAGATCAGACACGCCCAAGGAGTAG
- a CDS encoding alpha-galactosidase D has translation MPLSPHHAHRTGRALLVLALTAGLAALTPAATATPVADAVPAPTTRPYMGWTSWSMQSSKYPGLNPDGDYSYLTEKNVLKQADALAAKLKPYGYEYVNIDAGWWRDTAWKPRFDGYGRQAADPGRFPRGMKAVADDLHAKGLKAGIYLPAGLEKEAYGEGRVPVWNAEGCTTADVVYGDLRTTNGWDSAYKLDFSRPCAQKYIDSQARLFADWGYDFLKLDGVGPGSFKSGDNYDNVADVAAWQKAIAATGRPIHLELSWSLDIGHAADWKRYSNGWRIDTDVECYCNTLVTWENSVEDRWDDTPAWTRHAGPGGWNDLDSLNVGNGEMDGLTKAERQSYATLWAIAKSPLYTGDDLTRLDSYGLSLLTNREVIAVDQGDTPPARPITPSDDQQVWAAKNSDGTFTVALFNLGNAPASVTADWSALGFSGKAKVRDLWNHENLGTYKDKVTQALPTHGSRLFTVTPQGPALTKTAYEAEAGASTLSGNASVAGCGACSGAKKVGNLYLGGKLTLNGIKVAKAGRYVVDIAYVSGDARSLRISANAGAATGHKFSSTGDWGTVETVSVPLDLKAGTNTITLDSGDGYAPDIDRVDVPNLS, from the coding sequence ATGCCGTTGTCCCCCCACCACGCCCACCGCACAGGCAGAGCCCTGCTCGTCCTCGCCCTGACCGCGGGCCTCGCGGCGCTCACCCCCGCCGCCACGGCCACCCCGGTGGCGGACGCCGTCCCCGCGCCCACGACCCGGCCGTACATGGGCTGGACGAGCTGGAGCATGCAGTCGTCCAAGTACCCGGGACTCAACCCGGACGGCGACTACAGCTATCTGACCGAGAAGAACGTGCTGAAGCAGGCCGACGCACTCGCCGCCAAGCTCAAGCCGTACGGCTACGAGTACGTCAACATCGACGCCGGCTGGTGGCGGGACACGGCCTGGAAGCCCCGCTTCGACGGGTACGGTCGACAGGCCGCAGATCCCGGGCGCTTCCCCCGAGGGATGAAGGCCGTCGCCGACGACCTCCACGCCAAGGGGCTGAAGGCCGGCATCTATCTGCCGGCCGGGCTGGAGAAGGAGGCGTACGGCGAGGGCAGGGTGCCTGTGTGGAACGCCGAGGGCTGCACGACCGCCGACGTGGTGTACGGCGACCTGCGCACCACCAACGGGTGGGACAGCGCGTACAAACTCGACTTCTCGCGGCCCTGCGCCCAGAAGTACATCGACTCCCAGGCGCGGTTGTTCGCCGACTGGGGCTACGACTTCCTCAAACTCGACGGTGTCGGCCCCGGCTCGTTCAAGAGCGGGGACAACTACGACAACGTCGCCGACGTCGCCGCATGGCAGAAGGCGATAGCCGCCACCGGACGGCCGATCCATCTCGAACTGTCCTGGTCCCTCGACATCGGCCATGCCGCCGACTGGAAGCGGTACTCCAACGGCTGGCGTATCGACACCGACGTCGAGTGCTACTGCAACACGCTGGTCACCTGGGAGAACTCCGTCGAGGACCGCTGGGACGACACTCCCGCCTGGACCCGCCACGCCGGCCCCGGCGGCTGGAACGACCTGGACTCCCTCAACGTCGGCAACGGCGAGATGGACGGGCTCACCAAGGCCGAGCGGCAGAGCTACGCCACCTTGTGGGCGATCGCCAAGTCGCCCCTCTACACCGGTGACGACCTGACACGCCTCGACTCCTACGGGCTCTCCCTCCTCACCAACAGGGAGGTCATCGCGGTCGACCAGGGCGACACCCCGCCCGCCAGGCCGATCACCCCCTCCGACGACCAGCAGGTCTGGGCGGCGAAGAACTCCGACGGCACCTTCACGGTCGCCCTGTTCAACCTCGGTAACGCGCCCGCTTCCGTCACCGCCGACTGGTCCGCCCTCGGGTTCTCCGGCAAGGCCAAAGTCCGCGACCTGTGGAACCACGAGAACCTCGGCACGTACAAGGACAAGGTCACCCAGGCATTGCCCACGCACGGCTCGCGCCTGTTCACCGTCACCCCGCAGGGTCCTGCCCTGACGAAGACGGCCTACGAGGCGGAGGCGGGGGCCAGCACCCTCAGCGGCAACGCCTCGGTGGCCGGCTGCGGCGCCTGCTCCGGAGCCAAGAAGGTCGGCAATCTCTACCTCGGCGGAAAGCTCACCCTGAACGGGATCAAGGTCGCGAAGGCGGGGCGGTACGTGGTGGACATCGCCTACGTCAGCGGCGACGCGCGCTCCCTACGGATCTCCGCCAACGCCGGGGCCGCCACCGGCCACAAGTTCTCCTCCACGGGCGACTGGGGAACCGTCGAGACGGTGAGCGTGCCGCTCGATCTGAAGGCCGGCACCAACACCATCACCCTAGACAGCGGCGACGGCTACGCCCCCGACATCGACCGGGTCGACGTACCGAACCTGTCCTGA
- the ltrA gene encoding group II intron reverse transcriptase/maturase, whose translation MPKDALLNSSAPEAPLGSHQRVSGMQTKLHRWAAADHGRRFDDLFNLVCDPATLLVAFERVAGNKGARTPGVDGLTVVNVERELGLPGYLEDLRRVLKTGEFRPLPVRERKIPKPGGSGKVRKLGIPTVSDRVVQAALKLVLEPIFEADFLPVSYGFRPMRRAHDAIAEIHRYGTNGYRWVLDADIEACFDSIDHTALLDRVRARVKDKRVLRLVKAFLKAGALTEGGGREETFTGTPQGGILSPLLANIALSELDEHVMGPWEPGGRMSTRGRRAHHRHHGRPNWRIVRYADDFVVLVDGSRDDVARLREDIADVLHPLGLRLSPAKTQIVHMSDGFDFLGFHIQWRRKRGSNKWYVYTFIAERPIRHLKDKIRALTNRTSQQDPGTVLKRINSILRGWVNYFKHAVCKTTLKALDQFVWRRVTSWWMVLHRWRWKDVRRRFTDRNGRWHRLSADGIELFPMVSTAVTRYRYRGNTIPNPWTLNHA comes from the coding sequence ATGCCGAAAGACGCGCTGCTGAACAGCAGTGCTCCCGAGGCCCCGTTGGGGTCTCACCAGCGGGTATCGGGGATGCAGACCAAGCTTCACCGTTGGGCGGCGGCCGACCATGGCCGCAGGTTCGACGATCTGTTCAACCTCGTATGCGACCCGGCGACGCTGCTCGTGGCGTTCGAACGGGTCGCGGGAAACAAGGGAGCCCGGACCCCGGGCGTCGACGGCCTCACCGTCGTCAACGTTGAACGGGAACTCGGCCTCCCGGGCTACCTGGAGGACCTACGACGCGTACTGAAGACGGGTGAATTTCGCCCGCTGCCGGTGCGCGAGCGCAAGATCCCCAAACCCGGCGGGAGCGGGAAGGTGCGCAAGCTCGGCATCCCGACCGTCTCCGACCGTGTGGTCCAGGCAGCCCTCAAACTGGTGCTGGAGCCGATTTTCGAGGCCGACTTCCTGCCGGTCTCCTACGGTTTCCGGCCCATGCGGCGCGCACACGACGCGATCGCCGAGATCCACCGCTACGGCACCAACGGCTATCGCTGGGTGCTGGACGCGGACATCGAGGCGTGTTTTGACTCCATCGACCACACGGCCCTGCTGGACCGGGTGCGCGCGAGGGTCAAGGACAAGCGTGTGCTGCGGCTGGTCAAGGCGTTCCTCAAGGCCGGCGCCCTCACCGAGGGCGGCGGCCGCGAAGAGACCTTCACCGGCACCCCGCAGGGCGGCATCCTCTCCCCGCTTCTGGCGAACATCGCTCTGTCCGAGCTCGACGAGCACGTGATGGGGCCGTGGGAACCAGGCGGTCGGATGTCCACCAGAGGCAGGCGGGCGCACCACCGTCACCACGGCCGCCCGAACTGGCGCATCGTCCGCTACGCGGACGATTTCGTTGTGCTGGTCGACGGCAGCCGTGACGACGTCGCCCGCCTGCGCGAGGACATCGCCGACGTACTGCACCCTCTCGGGCTGAGGCTGTCACCGGCCAAGACCCAGATCGTGCACATGTCGGACGGGTTCGACTTCCTGGGGTTCCACATCCAGTGGCGCCGCAAGCGAGGCTCGAACAAGTGGTACGTCTACACCTTCATCGCCGAGAGGCCCATCCGGCACTTGAAGGACAAGATCCGTGCCCTGACGAACAGAACGTCGCAGCAGGACCCGGGGACCGTGCTCAAGAGGATCAACTCGATTCTGCGCGGCTGGGTCAACTACTTCAAGCATGCGGTATGCAAGACCACGCTGAAAGCCCTGGACCAGTTCGTATGGCGACGGGTGACCAGCTGGTGGATGGTGCTGCACCGCTGGAGGTGGAAGGACGTCCGCCGACGCTTCACCGACCGCAACGGCCGGTGGCACAGGCTCTCGGCGGACGGGATCGAACTGTTCCCCATGGTCTCGACGGCGGTCACCCGCTATCGCTACCGGGGCAACACGATCCCCAATCCCTGGACACTCAACCACGCTTGA
- a CDS encoding glycoside hydrolase family 95 protein yields the protein MDTPRPDSPPPHPSRRGLLSFAAVSGALAALGGTPAFAASAAPTRPTDSPMLSKGTSTELWWQAPADDGSMITQGLPVGNGRLGALVSNDPGRERLFLTDATMWTGGPNSTLDDDGQFPYGRADFGSFTLLGKLTVDIPDHDLSAVSGYRRALDLRQGLVTASYVRSGVTYRRQVFASLPDDVVVLHFTQDGGGRYTGAVSLDGTHGETTTGVPSGRYASYGAEFPNGLRYGAAVTAYGSGGTVAVEGARISFRNCGSLTVIVTGGTDYAPDAAADYRDPSLDPRKLARAKVLDAAEHSATTLLHTHVADHRRLFERMDVSLGTSTALQRGMDTWERIGARHTDDTPDPELEASYLQFGRYLMIAGSRGSLPLNLQGLWLDGNDPDWMGDYHTDINLQMNYWMADRAALSDCFDAFTDYCLAQLPSWTELTRTHFNDPRNRYRNSTGKIAGWTVAVSTNIHGGMGWWWHPAGNAWLCNSLYEHYEFTQDRAHLARIHPMLKGACEFWEARLLTTTVTDPGTGETREVLVADSDWSPEHGPLDAKGITYAQELVWALFDNYRTTCGVLGRDGAYARTVAGLQKQLYLPQVSPRTGWLEEWMSPDNLGETTHRHLSPLVQLFPGDRIRPDGSTPAEIVEGATALLTARGMESFGWANAWRGLCWARLKNADNAYRLVVNNLRPSADGSNGTAPNLFDIYEVERGRGIFQIDGNFGTPAAMIEMLVYSRPGHVELLPALPEAWSESGSITGVGVRGGFTVDLSWRDGRPTEVTVTSVGGRTTAVAYGDRSRKVTLSPGRSVTLRDLGR from the coding sequence ATGGACACCCCACGCCCCGATTCGCCACCGCCCCACCCCAGCCGACGCGGCCTTCTCTCCTTCGCCGCCGTCTCCGGAGCCCTCGCCGCTCTCGGCGGGACGCCCGCCTTCGCCGCCTCCGCCGCACCCACGAGACCCACCGACTCCCCGATGCTGTCCAAGGGCACCAGCACCGAACTGTGGTGGCAGGCACCCGCCGACGACGGCTCGATGATCACCCAGGGTCTGCCGGTCGGCAACGGCCGCCTCGGCGCGCTCGTGAGCAACGACCCGGGCCGGGAACGGCTGTTCCTCACCGACGCCACCATGTGGACCGGCGGACCCAACAGCACCCTCGACGACGACGGTCAGTTCCCGTACGGCCGCGCGGACTTCGGGTCGTTCACCCTGCTGGGCAAGCTGACCGTCGACATACCCGACCACGACCTCTCGGCCGTCTCCGGCTACCGACGCGCCCTCGACCTCCGCCAGGGACTGGTCACCGCCTCCTACGTGCGCTCCGGTGTGACGTACCGGCGGCAGGTCTTCGCCAGCCTCCCCGACGATGTCGTGGTCCTGCACTTCACCCAGGACGGAGGCGGCCGGTACACCGGCGCCGTCAGCCTGGACGGCACCCACGGTGAGACCACCACGGGCGTACCCTCGGGCCGATACGCCTCCTACGGCGCCGAGTTCCCCAACGGACTGCGGTACGGGGCGGCCGTCACCGCGTACGGGAGCGGAGGAACCGTCGCCGTCGAGGGGGCACGGATCTCGTTCCGGAACTGCGGGAGCCTCACGGTGATCGTCACCGGCGGCACCGACTACGCGCCCGACGCGGCCGCCGACTACCGCGATCCGTCGCTCGACCCGCGAAAACTCGCCCGCGCCAAGGTGCTCGACGCCGCCGAGCACTCCGCGACCACCCTGCTGCACACCCATGTCGCCGACCACCGAAGGCTGTTCGAGCGCATGGATGTGTCCCTCGGTACCTCCACCGCGCTACAACGTGGAATGGACACCTGGGAGCGGATCGGGGCACGTCACACCGATGACACGCCCGACCCCGAACTGGAGGCGTCCTACCTTCAGTTCGGGCGCTATCTGATGATCGCCGGCTCACGCGGCAGTCTGCCGCTGAACCTCCAGGGCCTGTGGCTCGACGGCAACGACCCGGACTGGATGGGCGACTACCACACCGACATCAACCTCCAGATGAACTACTGGATGGCCGACCGGGCTGCCCTGTCCGACTGTTTCGACGCCTTCACCGACTACTGCCTGGCCCAGCTGCCCTCCTGGACCGAGCTCACCCGCACCCACTTCAACGATCCCCGCAACCGCTACCGCAACTCCACCGGGAAGATCGCGGGCTGGACCGTCGCCGTCTCCACCAACATCCACGGCGGCATGGGCTGGTGGTGGCACCCCGCCGGCAACGCCTGGCTGTGCAACTCCCTCTACGAGCACTACGAGTTCACCCAGGACCGAGCCCATCTCGCCCGTATCCACCCGATGCTCAAGGGGGCCTGTGAGTTCTGGGAGGCGAGGCTGCTGACGACGACTGTCACGGACCCGGGCACCGGCGAGACGCGCGAGGTCCTCGTCGCCGACAGCGACTGGTCGCCCGAGCACGGCCCGCTCGACGCCAAGGGCATCACCTACGCCCAGGAGCTGGTCTGGGCCCTGTTCGACAACTACCGCACGACGTGCGGGGTGTTGGGCAGGGACGGTGCGTACGCCCGGACGGTCGCCGGCCTGCAGAAGCAGCTCTACCTGCCTCAAGTGAGCCCGAGAACAGGCTGGTTGGAGGAGTGGATGTCCCCCGACAACCTGGGGGAGACCACTCACCGGCATCTGTCCCCGCTCGTCCAGTTGTTCCCCGGCGACCGGATCCGCCCGGACGGCTCGACGCCCGCTGAGATCGTCGAGGGCGCGACGGCGCTGCTCACCGCGCGCGGCATGGAGAGCTTCGGCTGGGCGAACGCCTGGCGCGGTCTGTGCTGGGCCCGGCTGAAGAACGCCGACAACGCCTACCGGCTCGTCGTGAACAACCTGCGGCCCTCCGCCGACGGCAGCAACGGCACCGCGCCCAACCTGTTCGACATCTACGAGGTCGAGCGAGGCCGGGGCATCTTCCAGATCGACGGCAACTTCGGCACGCCCGCCGCGATGATCGAGATGCTGGTGTACTCCCGTCCCGGCCATGTCGAGCTGCTGCCGGCGCTGCCCGAGGCCTGGTCCGAGTCGGGATCGATCACGGGCGTGGGTGTACGCGGTGGCTTCACCGTGGATCTGAGCTGGCGGGATGGCAGACCGACCGAGGTCACGGTGACGAGTGTCGGCGGTCGCACGACAGCGGTGGCGTACGGGGACAGGTCTCGGAAGGTCACCCTGTCGCCCGGCCGTTCCGTGACGCTGCGCGACCTGGGGCGGTGA